From the genome of Nitrosopumilus sp., one region includes:
- a CDS encoding tetratricopeptide repeat protein, with the protein MKKLFAKKSKEQVEETKIEKTIPTERSLVDVDYNRKKLFKKGINLMADEKLEEAIDMFEQALRIEPDNVETLMKLGYARFHLEDYSQALKVYDKILELDLTNPEAWNLKALVHYEQKNYSKALSSVEKAIESDPTYGMALYNQACFLSLLNQVPESLEALKNSIEVDVKNARKSIRDKDFSNVRIEEGFKRIEEIVVLESVRQGYHTLGAIVWTTFLDKIDAETALRKLLEKGLIVQNEKRDGLSKIPIYDLADNIAEKIGKEKRGLFGITKKTLPKPIKNLKELSQAVHSVKESIEDEDVEKTLELFEVFIDPAKSGEQMIETFFDEHREIRLWKIRIKDRGADYIIDNKESMLVLFNNIESTVTKKLRSEIN; encoded by the coding sequence GTGAAGAAGCTTTTCGCCAAGAAATCAAAAGAACAGGTAGAAGAAACAAAGATCGAGAAAACAATACCTACGGAGAGAAGTTTAGTGGATGTAGATTATAATCGTAAAAAATTATTTAAAAAGGGAATCAACCTAATGGCTGATGAAAAACTCGAAGAAGCCATCGACATGTTTGAACAAGCATTACGAATTGAGCCAGACAACGTAGAAACCCTGATGAAGTTAGGATATGCCAGATTTCACCTAGAAGATTATAGTCAGGCCCTAAAAGTATACGATAAGATTTTAGAACTTGACCTTACAAATCCCGAAGCATGGAATCTGAAGGCACTAGTACATTATGAGCAGAAAAATTATTCCAAGGCGTTGTCTTCAGTTGAAAAGGCCATTGAGTCGGATCCAACATACGGAATGGCATTGTACAACCAAGCATGTTTTCTATCATTGTTAAATCAAGTTCCAGAATCATTAGAAGCGTTAAAAAATTCAATTGAAGTTGATGTCAAAAATGCAAGAAAATCAATTCGCGATAAAGATTTCAGCAATGTCAGAATTGAAGAAGGGTTTAAGAGAATTGAAGAAATCGTAGTGCTTGAATCAGTCAGACAGGGATATCACACTCTAGGTGCAATTGTTTGGACGACATTTTTAGACAAGATAGATGCAGAGACAGCTCTGAGAAAATTATTAGAGAAAGGACTCATAGTGCAAAATGAAAAGCGTGACGGCCTAAGTAAAATTCCAATATATGATCTTGCAGACAACATTGCAGAAAAGATAGGAAAAGAGAAGAGGGGATTATTTGGAATCACGAAAAAAACACTGCCAAAACCCATCAAGAATCTCAAAGAGCTCAGTCAAGCAGTCCATTCAGTAAAAGAGTCAATAGAAGATGAAGACGTGGAAAAGACGCTGGAACTTTTCGAAGTGTTCATAGATCCAGCAAAATCTGGTGAACAGATGATAGAGACTTTCTTTGACGAGCATAGAGAAATCAGACTGTGGAAAATTAGAATTAAGGATAGAGGAGCAGACTACATAATTGACAATAAAGAAAGCATGCTAGTGTTGTTTAACAACATAGAAAGCACAGTTACAAAAAAACTCAGAAGTGAAATTAATTAG
- a CDS encoding collagen-like protein, whose translation MSSQPRLEIQGKAPFNQSGVYEAQIAITDTKPTEDAIRNKQFSFLWRGNFHLRVRDGLFSETIGSASNPLPASIANLGKVWIVVTDLFSSLHSVFDVPLARSDSKPETSSITKPEIQHVTKSEPNTIPDISQSKPFTKTNVASIPGDKGQAGQAGPVGDKGYPGPTGDKGQAGQAGPVGDKGHPGPPGPPGPIGIKGQAGQFGPSGDKGATGDKGATGDKGATGDKGATGDKGISGNRGLTGDKGLTGDKGDKGITGHPGDKGEKGPTGLSGDKGPIGLKGALGDKGEKGPTGPPGDKGVTGLRGITGDKGEKGPTGEKGSKGLTGSTGPPGGKGTTGLTGVQGDKGIAGGPGPLGDKGQQGQQGVTGSKGLTGPTGSPGDKGQQGQQGVTGSKGLTGPTGSPGDKGQQGQQGPQGPVGSKGLTGPTGPPGDKGDKGPTGPLGDKGTKGIAGSSGEKGQQGPQGPVGSKGLTGPTGSPGDKGDKGALGPQGPLGDKGTKGLTGSSGEKGPQGPQGPAGPKGLTGIPGPQGEKGEKGPLGPLGEKGVTGASGPQGEKGPQGSQGQQGERGTTGPPGDKGPQGPQGIQGQQGPLGPTGPIGSIGEQGPVGGQGPVGLSGPKGPPGPPGEKGPSGGMASEQKAIFKDLLEILTNKNIISTEEQIKLMSYLY comes from the coding sequence GTGTCATCTCAACCCCGATTGGAGATTCAAGGAAAGGCACCTTTCAATCAATCAGGCGTATATGAGGCTCAGATTGCAATTACTGATACTAAACCTACTGAGGATGCGATTAGAAATAAACAATTTTCATTTTTGTGGAGGGGTAATTTTCATCTTAGAGTCAGAGATGGATTATTTTCTGAAACAATTGGTTCTGCCTCAAATCCTCTTCCGGCATCTATTGCAAATCTAGGAAAAGTGTGGATTGTTGTCACTGACTTGTTCTCTTCATTACATTCTGTCTTTGATGTTCCTCTAGCAAGATCTGACTCCAAACCTGAAACCTCGTCTATTACCAAACCTGAAATTCAACATGTCACTAAATCTGAACCTAATACAATTCCTGATATTTCACAATCAAAACCATTTACAAAAACAAATGTTGCAAGTATTCCTGGTGACAAGGGCCAAGCTGGCCAAGCTGGTCCTGTTGGAGACAAGGGCTATCCAGGTCCTACCGGTGACAAGGGCCAAGCTGGCCAAGCTGGTCCTGTTGGAGACAAGGGCCATCCTGGGCCTCCTGGCCCTCCAGGTCCAATTGGAATAAAGGGCCAAGCTGGCCAATTTGGTCCTTCAGGTGACAAAGGTGCAACTGGTGACAAAGGTGCAACTGGTGACAAAGGTGCAACTGGTGACAAAGGTGCAACTGGTGACAAGGGAATTTCTGGTAATAGGGGATTAACAGGTGATAAAGGATTAACAGGAGACAAGGGTGACAAGGGAATTACTGGTCATCCTGGAGACAAGGGAGAAAAAGGACCTACGGGTCTTTCTGGAGATAAAGGTCCAATTGGATTAAAAGGTGCTCTTGGAGACAAGGGAGAAAAAGGACCGACAGGTCCTCCCGGAGACAAGGGCGTAACAGGATTAAGAGGAATTACTGGAGACAAGGGAGAAAAAGGACCGACCGGAGAAAAAGGTTCTAAGGGATTAACCGGTTCTACAGGTCCTCCCGGAGGTAAGGGTACAACAGGTCTAACTGGAGTTCAAGGTGACAAGGGAATTGCAGGCGGACCCGGTCCTCTTGGAGACAAGGGACAGCAAGGACAGCAAGGTGTAACCGGTTCTAAGGGATTGACCGGCCCGACTGGCAGTCCCGGAGACAAGGGACAGCAAGGACAGCAAGGTGTAACCGGTTCTAAGGGATTGACCGGCCCGACTGGCAGTCCCGGAGACAAGGGACAGCAAGGACAGCAAGGCCCTCAGGGTCCGGTAGGTTCTAAGGGATTGACCGGCCCGACTGGTCCTCCCGGAGACAAGGGTGACAAAGGTCCTACAGGTCCTCTTGGTGACAAAGGAACTAAGGGAATTGCAGGTTCATCCGGAGAAAAAGGACAGCAAGGCCCTCAGGGTCCGGTAGGTTCTAAGGGATTGACCGGCCCGACTGGCAGTCCCGGAGACAAGGGTGACAAGGGTGCTCTTGGCCCTCAGGGTCCTCTTGGTGACAAAGGAACTAAGGGATTGACCGGTTCATCCGGAGAAAAAGGCCCTCAAGGCCCTCAGGGTCCTGCTGGTCCTAAGGGATTAACCGGGATTCCAGGCCCTCAGGGAGAAAAAGGAGAAAAAGGCCCTCTTGGACCGCTTGGAGAAAAAGGAGTCACTGGAGCTTCAGGCCCTCAGGGAGAAAAAGGCCCTCAAGGTTCTCAAGGCCAGCAGGGTGAACGCGGGACTACTGGCCCGCCTGGTGACAAAGGCCCTCAGGGCCCTCAAGGAATTCAAGGGCAGCAAGGTCCCCTTGGTCCAACCGGCCCGATTGGTTCTATCGGAGAGCAGGGTCCAGTGGGAGGACAAGGCCCAGTTGGTCTGTCAGGCCCCAAAGGTCCGCCTGGACCACCGGGAGAAAAAGGTCCATCTGGCGGAATGGCTTCTGAACAAAAGGCAATTTTTAAAGATCTGTTGGAAATTTTGACAAACAAAAATATCATTTCTACAGAAGAACAAATCAAATTGATGAGTTATCTGTACTAG
- a CDS encoding histone, giving the protein MAIKRKAATKRRSTSSSTKKAAPKRKAATRKAAPKRKAATRKAAPKRKAATRKAAPKRKASRTTAVKKAAPKRKASRTTAVKKAAPKRKAATRKAAPKRKAATRKAAPKRKAATRKAAPKRKAATRKAAPKRKAATRKAAPKRR; this is encoded by the coding sequence ATGGCTATAAAAAGAAAAGCTGCAACTAAACGTAGATCAACTTCATCATCTACAAAAAAAGCAGCTCCAAAGAGAAAAGCAGCAACACGCAAAGCAGCTCCAAAGAGAAAAGCAGCAACACGCAAAGCAGCTCCAAAGAGAAAAGCAGCAACACGCAAAGCAGCTCCAAAGAGAAAAGCATCTAGAACGACTGCAGTAAAGAAAGCAGCTCCAAAGAGAAAAGCATCTAGAACGACTGCAGTAAAGAAAGCAGCTCCAAAGAGAAAAGCAGCAACACGCAAAGCAGCTCCAAAGAGAAAAGCAGCAACACGCAAAGCAGCTCCAAAGAGAAAAGCAGCAACACGCAAAGCAGCTCCAAAGAGAAAAGCAGCAACACGCAAAGCAGCTCCAAAGAGAAAAGCAGCAACACGCAAAGCAGCTCCAAAGAGACGATAA
- a CDS encoding TGS domain-containing protein: protein MGIPEKIKAIQEEMAKTQINKATEHHIGLLKAKIAKLKREQESDIAKKSGMKQDGFDVRRSGDATVVFIGLPSVGKSTLLNKMTGAKSVVGAFQFTTLTVVPGMMEHRGAKIQVLDLPGIIKGASSGKGLGKRILSVARTADLVILMLDVFQPFHEDVLVNELGNIGIRLNQLPPNITIEKASMGGIAVAQQVKLTKITEKHLKAILHLYGLVSARVVIREDLTSEQLSDHIAGNISYSKAITVLNKIDLVDKEFLKDLKTKIKSDVVEVSANSDINIELLKDKIYEKLKFIRIYMRPKGEETDFKEPLVAREGDSVEDICNKLHRRLKREFRYGLVWGKSVKFGGQRVGLSHVLIDEDVLTIIKRRGV, encoded by the coding sequence GTGGGAATTCCTGAAAAGATAAAAGCCATTCAAGAGGAGATGGCAAAAACTCAGATTAACAAAGCTACCGAACACCACATAGGTCTGCTAAAGGCAAAGATTGCAAAGCTGAAAAGAGAGCAAGAATCAGATATTGCTAAAAAATCAGGCATGAAGCAAGACGGATTTGACGTAAGAAGAAGTGGTGATGCGACAGTAGTGTTCATAGGATTGCCAAGTGTTGGAAAATCAACATTGCTAAACAAAATGACAGGTGCCAAATCCGTCGTCGGAGCATTTCAGTTTACCACACTTACAGTAGTTCCAGGAATGATGGAGCATAGAGGTGCAAAAATCCAAGTGTTGGATCTTCCAGGAATCATCAAAGGCGCATCTTCAGGCAAAGGACTCGGAAAGAGAATTCTGTCAGTCGCAAGAACGGCAGATCTTGTAATACTGATGTTAGACGTATTTCAGCCATTTCATGAAGACGTATTAGTAAATGAACTTGGCAATATTGGAATTAGACTCAATCAGTTGCCTCCAAACATCACAATTGAAAAAGCATCCATGGGAGGAATTGCAGTTGCACAACAAGTCAAACTGACAAAGATTACCGAAAAGCATCTCAAAGCCATCCTGCACCTTTATGGATTGGTAAGTGCCAGAGTTGTGATCAGAGAAGATCTTACATCAGAGCAGCTGTCAGATCACATTGCAGGAAACATTAGCTATTCAAAGGCAATTACAGTATTGAACAAGATAGATTTGGTAGACAAAGAATTTCTAAAAGATTTGAAGACAAAAATAAAGTCAGACGTTGTAGAGGTATCTGCAAATTCAGACATCAACATAGAACTACTCAAGGATAAAATATATGAAAAACTGAAATTCATCAGAATCTACATGCGGCCAAAGGGGGAAGAGACGGACTTTAAAGAACCACTGGTGGCCAGAGAAGGGGATTCAGTAGAAGATATCTGTAACAAGCTTCATCGTAGATTGAAAAGAGAATTCAGATACGGTTTGGTATGGGGTAAAAGCGTAAAATTTGGAGGACAACGAGTAGGATTAAGCCATGTTTTGATTGATGAAGATGTGTTAACGATAATTAAAAGACGCGGCGTATAA
- a CDS encoding phosphoglycolate phosphatase has translation MKKKTFAVDIDGTITENGGGRIHLDALEALRRLTDMGHNVIYVTGRSSIEAFLLAVYGGTTKIAVGENGGCISLDSDDHQLLGSLEDCNNALRVIKNNIDNVEQKHVFPRMTEVVLERTFDLDLARKIILENNIDIELSDSQYAYHINSSGIDKGSGFAKIMNKLSITRDDVIAIGDSATDVPLFKVAKTSIALGNASEKVRSEATMTVSADAGDGVLEALDKLAPQLSGLS, from the coding sequence GTGAAAAAGAAAACATTTGCAGTTGATATTGATGGCACTATAACTGAAAACGGAGGGGGACGAATTCATCTTGATGCACTTGAAGCGCTAAGACGTTTAACTGACATGGGTCACAACGTGATCTATGTGACTGGTAGATCATCTATTGAGGCGTTCTTGCTTGCCGTTTATGGGGGAACTACAAAAATTGCTGTTGGTGAAAACGGAGGATGCATAAGCTTGGATTCTGACGATCATCAGTTGTTGGGAAGTCTTGAAGATTGCAATAACGCATTACGAGTAATCAAAAATAACATTGACAATGTCGAACAAAAGCACGTATTTCCTAGAATGACTGAAGTTGTCTTGGAGAGGACATTTGATTTAGATCTTGCAAGAAAGATTATACTTGAAAACAACATTGACATCGAATTGTCTGACAGCCAATATGCATACCACATCAATTCTTCTGGCATTGATAAGGGATCTGGATTTGCTAAAATCATGAACAAACTATCAATTACACGCGACGATGTAATTGCCATAGGGGACAGTGCCACTGACGTTCCTTTGTTTAAGGTGGCCAAAACAAGCATTGCCTTGGGTAACGCGTCTGAGAAAGTACGATCTGAGGCCACGATGACCGTATCTGCAGACGCAGGTGATGGTGTTCTTGAGGCATTAGATAAATTAGCACCACAATTATCGGGACTAAGTTAA
- the argS gene encoding arginine--tRNA ligase — protein MTFKSILDEIENNLNKIMHDLSISDVSFSVEPAKPGFGDVSSNISFLLAKQLKKSPQQIAEMLSEKYSDCSSMLVMKSEAHPSGYLNFFADWKKLSQLILSESYLDTFGYVDLGNGSAIVVEHTSVNPNKALHIGHIRNIIIGDTVSRILKKANYKVNVLNYIDDSGLQVADIVVGFKHFGHDQEPPDGKKFDHYCGDDVYVKTTEKYDADASLQNIRKNVLKELEDGNSETAKFADKITRRVLEGQLETCWNLDVFYDCLNFESHIIRSGLWSKIFENLKETGLFEFEDEGKNAGCWVIRGEGKEDDKVIVRSNGTATYIAKDIPYAAWKLGLLEDPFHYERYAKEQSTSRTLWQTTLDSNCSTSKNFTGEKVVTVIDSRQARLQKIITSLMGRFKSVDDAYVHLGYESVTLSSETAKTLGLDTDGKQAQMSGRKGLYVSADSVYEMLKEKTIEETLKRHPEMDVAEIEKIAHYVSVGTLRYEMIKQDLDKIITFDLTKSLSLEGDTAPYIQYSYARASRILEKSDRVPSIDVDFSLLSGKPELNLIKNIGLFNLQVRDAANNLSPKVIARYCHDLAVSFNSFYEKSKVLGLGDADLENSRLCLVNSFKIILEKALDLLGIKTPDRM, from the coding sequence ATGACGTTCAAATCAATTCTTGATGAAATCGAAAACAATCTCAACAAAATCATGCATGATCTTTCAATCTCTGACGTGTCTTTTTCTGTAGAGCCTGCAAAACCAGGATTTGGTGATGTCAGTTCAAACATTTCGTTTTTGCTTGCAAAGCAACTCAAAAAGAGTCCTCAACAAATAGCTGAAATGCTGTCTGAAAAATATTCTGATTGCTCAAGCATGCTTGTCATGAAATCTGAGGCTCATCCGTCTGGTTACCTGAACTTTTTTGCAGACTGGAAAAAACTGTCTCAGCTGATTCTCTCTGAATCTTATCTTGACACGTTTGGATACGTTGATCTTGGCAATGGCTCTGCTATTGTTGTCGAACATACCAGCGTGAATCCCAATAAGGCCCTTCACATTGGACACATCAGAAATATAATTATCGGTGACACCGTATCTAGAATTTTAAAAAAGGCAAACTACAAAGTCAACGTACTAAATTATATTGATGATTCTGGGCTTCAAGTCGCTGACATTGTGGTCGGGTTCAAACATTTTGGCCATGATCAGGAACCTCCCGACGGGAAAAAGTTTGATCATTATTGCGGTGACGACGTTTATGTAAAGACCACCGAAAAGTATGATGCCGACGCGAGTCTTCAGAACATTAGAAAAAACGTTCTGAAGGAACTTGAGGATGGCAATTCTGAAACTGCAAAGTTTGCAGACAAAATAACCAGACGTGTACTGGAGGGTCAGCTTGAAACCTGTTGGAATTTGGACGTTTTTTACGACTGTCTTAACTTTGAATCCCACATAATTCGCTCTGGACTGTGGAGTAAAATATTTGAAAACCTCAAAGAGACTGGTTTGTTTGAATTTGAAGATGAGGGCAAGAATGCAGGATGCTGGGTCATTCGGGGTGAAGGCAAAGAAGATGACAAGGTGATTGTAAGAAGTAATGGGACTGCAACGTATATTGCCAAAGACATTCCGTATGCCGCTTGGAAGCTGGGACTGTTGGAGGATCCATTTCATTATGAAAGATATGCCAAAGAACAATCTACATCTAGGACTTTATGGCAAACCACTTTGGATTCAAACTGCTCCACATCCAAGAATTTCACCGGGGAAAAAGTGGTCACCGTGATTGATTCCAGACAGGCCCGACTGCAAAAAATTATCACCTCCCTGATGGGTCGTTTCAAATCTGTTGATGACGCATATGTCCATCTTGGCTATGAGTCTGTCACATTAAGCTCAGAAACTGCAAAAACACTGGGTCTTGACACTGATGGAAAACAGGCTCAGATGTCTGGCCGTAAGGGACTGTATGTCAGTGCAGACTCTGTATATGAAATGCTAAAGGAAAAGACGATTGAAGAAACCCTGAAACGTCATCCTGAAATGGACGTTGCTGAAATTGAAAAAATTGCTCATTATGTCTCCGTTGGCACTTTGAGATATGAGATGATAAAGCAGGATTTGGATAAAATCATAACCTTTGATTTGACCAAGTCCCTTAGTTTGGAGGGTGATACGGCCCCGTATATCCAATATTCTTATGCGAGGGCTTCTAGAATCTTGGAAAAATCTGATAGGGTGCCTTCGATTGACGTTGACTTTTCTTTGTTGAGTGGCAAGCCTGAATTGAACTTGATCAAAAATATTGGTCTTTTTAATCTGCAAGTGCGTGATGCTGCAAACAATTTGTCCCCCAAAGTCATTGCAAGATACTGCCATGATCTAGCTGTATCTTTCAATTCGTTTTATGAAAAATCAAAGGTTTTGGGTTTGGGTGATGCAGATTTGGAAAACTCTCGTCTATGTCTGGTTAATTCCTTTAAGATAATTTTGGAAAAAGCGTTAGATCTGCTTGGAATCAAGACTCCTGATAGGATGTAA
- a CDS encoding integrase yields the protein MSELTDKITIHESNLAKATKREYSYRLGQFYAFAPVKNDDELIDCPTDELQSILLNYMRYLNKRVNSDDLSANTVPKMFRGIRWVLNSDYRENDIKWKPLEALFPKSVKRSGYKAWSTMQIGVMLENTSDIRNKAIIHFQASTGGRVGVHDHPLLMKHLTMMEWHGHACYAVILYADSDESVDEKDLRDKQDDVQSGDSYWSFLTPEATDYLDKYFQYRRNHDEDLTGDSPIFKADPIRKKSKDVTQLNDKGVNQVIQRVVCHVPELKRIKKGRRYDIQINHGFRKRTNTILKLESEINSNIAEKILGHKNGLDGVYLAPTRQQCFKEFIKGIAQLTVDGTARKQVELESANAEKTELQKKVKEIDEMNRKQANENERRDHALEYLMNKEKERENSKK from the coding sequence ATGTCAGAATTAACCGATAAAATTACAATTCATGAGTCAAATCTAGCCAAGGCTACAAAGAGAGAATACAGTTATCGTTTAGGTCAGTTCTATGCCTTTGCACCCGTCAAGAATGATGACGAACTGATTGACTGTCCTACAGATGAACTCCAAAGCATATTGCTCAACTATATGCGATATCTGAACAAGCGAGTCAATTCAGATGATCTTTCAGCTAACACGGTACCCAAGATGTTTCGTGGAATCCGATGGGTTCTAAATTCAGACTATCGTGAAAACGATATCAAATGGAAACCACTTGAGGCATTATTTCCAAAATCAGTAAAGCGTTCTGGATACAAGGCTTGGTCGACTATGCAGATTGGAGTGATGCTTGAGAATACAAGTGATATCCGAAACAAGGCCATTATTCATTTCCAGGCATCTACTGGCGGACGTGTAGGAGTACATGATCATCCATTACTGATGAAACACCTGACAATGATGGAATGGCATGGGCATGCATGTTATGCCGTAATTCTGTATGCCGATTCTGATGAATCAGTTGATGAAAAGGATCTTCGTGACAAGCAAGATGACGTACAAAGCGGTGATTCCTACTGGTCTTTTCTGACACCGGAAGCAACGGATTATCTTGACAAATATTTTCAATACAGAAGAAACCATGATGAGGATCTTACTGGCGACTCTCCAATCTTCAAGGCAGACCCGATAAGGAAAAAATCAAAGGATGTGACACAGCTTAATGACAAGGGAGTCAATCAAGTAATTCAGCGTGTTGTCTGTCACGTACCCGAATTGAAACGAATCAAGAAGGGCAGACGCTATGACATTCAGATTAATCATGGGTTTAGAAAAAGAACAAACACGATTTTGAAATTGGAATCTGAAATTAATTCAAACATTGCTGAAAAGATTCTTGGACACAAGAACGGGCTGGATGGGGTCTATCTTGCACCTACCAGACAGCAATGCTTCAAGGAATTCATAAAGGGAATTGCACAGTTAACCGTTGATGGAACCGCTCGCAAGCAGGTCGAGCTTGAATCTGCGAATGCAGAGAAGACGGAGCTGCAAAAGAAAGTAAAAGAGATTGATGAAATGAATCGTAAGCAGGCCAACGAGAACGAGCGTCGTGACCATGCGCTTGAGTACTTGATGAACAAAGAAAAAGAGCGGGAAAACTCTAAGAAATAA